From the Theobroma cacao cultivar B97-61/B2 chromosome 2, Criollo_cocoa_genome_V2, whole genome shotgun sequence genome, one window contains:
- the LOC18609618 gene encoding uncharacterized WD repeat-containing protein alr2800 yields MKVQSWLATCSTSTRDTSTHDSTIPLPRNPSHSKGHLVSDSSSDNRGSATSSSASSSDTSCSSLQSNLSLQTLPSVPSLQKLFPETIRFSVSQISVTSINPRTKHPITCVAVQGNFLYAASVNEINVYDRETSTLVDVYNSQDSSSGSVKSVIFCNGKIFTAHQDCKIRVWKMTMTKQHKFLTALPTVNDRLRRFILPKNYVNVRRHVKRLWIEHADAVTGLAVNKGLIYSVSWDKTFKIWRASDVRCLQSIKAHDDAINAVAASADGTVYTGSADRRIRVWAKPSGEKRYELVATLEKHKSAVNALALNDEGSVLFSGACDRSILVWEREDSANYMVVTGALRGHGKAILCLINVSGLLMSGSADRTVRVWQRGLEGEYCCLAVLEGHQKPVKSLTAVKEDEQRDVVSVISGSLDGEVRTWKVSVSRPSSPSSTTDFLKWHL; encoded by the coding sequence ATGAAGGTCCAATCATGGCTAGCCACATGCTCGACCAGCACCCGCGACACTTCCACCCACGACTCCACCATTCCATTGCCTCGAAACCCCTCACACTCGAAGGGACACCTCGTTTCAGATAGCTCCTCCGATAATCGCGGGAGCGCCACGTCATCTTCAGCTTCTTCGAGTGACACCAGCTGCAGCAGCCTTCAGAGCAACCTCTCCCTCCAGACTCTGCCATCTGTCCCTTCTTTACAAAAGCTCTTCCCCGAAACTATACGCTTTTCCGTCTCTCAGATCAGCGTTACGTCGATTAACCCCCGAACGAAGCATCCGATCACCTGCGTTGCGGTTCAGGGTAACTTCTTGTATGCTGCTTCTGTTAACGAAATTAACGTCTACGATCGCGAAACCTCCACTCTTGTCGATGTATACAACAGCCAGGATTCCTCCTCCGGTTCCGTCAAGTCCGTCATTTTCTGTAACGGGAAGATCTTCACTGCTCACCAGGACTGTAAGATCCGAGTCTGGAAAATGACCATGACTAAACAGCACAAGTTTTTAACCGCTCTCCCTACCGTTAATGACCGTTTACGGCGTTTCATTCTTCCAAAGAACTATGTCAACGTCCGCCGTCACGTGAAACGGTTGTGGATCGAACATGCGGACGCCGTTACGGGACTTGCCGTTAATAAAGGTCTAATCTACTCAGTTTCTTGGGATAAAACCTTTAAGATATGGCGAGCTTCTGATGTCCGCTGTTTACAGTCTATCAAAGCACACGACGACGCCATTAACGCTGTTGCTGCCTCTGCTGACGGCACAGTTTACACAGGGTCCGCTGACAGGCGGATCCGAGTCTGGGCGAAACCGTCAGGTGAGAAGCGGTACGAGTTGGTGGCAACTTTAGAGAAGCACAAATCAGCGGTTAACGCACTGGCCTTAAACGACGAGGGGTCCGTGCTTTTTTCGGGTGCGTGTGACCGTTCGATATTGGTTTGGGAAAGGGAGGATAGCGCCAATTACATGGTTGTGACGGGAGCGTTGAGAGGGCATGGGAAGGCGATACTATGCTTAATCAACGTCTCGGGTTTGCTTATGAGTGGATCCGCTGATCGGACGGTTAGAGTCTGGCAGCGAGGACTGGAAGGGGAATATTGTTGTTTGGCGGTTTTGGAAGGTCACCAGAAGCCGGTGAAGTCGTTGACGGCGGTTAAGGAGGATGAACAGAGGGATGTTGTTTCGGTTATTAGCGGAAGCCTGGATGGGGAGGTAAGGACGTGGAAGGTCTCGGTTTCGAGACCCAGTAGTCCGTCATCAACGACAGATTTCCTAAAATGGCAtttgtaa
- the LOC18609620 gene encoding ABC transporter B family member 15, with amino-acid sequence MGSKGGGLFRYADGTDKLLLLFGTLGSIGDGMMSPVNMYILSGALNDYGASDQSFSNETADKYALRLLYSAIGVGISAFIEGVCWTRSAERQASRMRMEYLKAVLKQEVGFFDNQTTSSSTFQVISTVTSDAHSIQDTIADKIPNCLAHLTSFILSLVVAFKLSWRVALAALPFALMFIIPGLGFGKVLMSIGAEMKAAYGNAGGIAEQAISSIRTVYSYVAEQQTLDKFSNALQKSMELGMKQGFTKGLLIGSMGMIYAAWAFQAWVGGVLVTEKGESGGAVFVAGICIILGGLAVMSALPNLSFISEARHAASKIFEMIDRNPIINSEIEKAKILSHVRGLVEFKDVDFSYPSRPDALILHKFNLKVQAGKMVGLVGGSGSGKSTVISLLERFYDPNNGDIILDGCKIKKLQLKWLRSQMGLVNQEPILFATSIKENILFGKEGASMELVIRAAKAANAHDFIAKLPNGYETQVGQFGVQLSGGQKQRVAIARALIRDPKILLLDEATSALDAQSEKIVQEALDHASQGRTTIVVAHRLSTIRKADLIAVLQSGRVIESGSHDELIQMKNGEGGAYKKMVQLQQTSMQNEASDGFYYPTEGRNNLRMMSGQTPQTPVSVRSSYPSSPAYPLSPAYPFSPAFSITVPSSVQMHSYENQSENNVKNSSHPPFSGWRLLQMNAPEWKRTLLGCFGAVSTGAIQPTYAYCLGTVASVYFIKDSSKIKSEIRFYCLIFLGLAVLSFIANLLQHYNFAIMGERLVKRVREKTLAKVLTFEIGWFDQDENSSAAICARLSTEASTFRSFIADRMSLLVQVFFSASLAFLFALIVTWRAAIVMIAIQPLLIGSFYSRSVLMKSMSQKAQKAQNEGSQLASEAIVNHRTITAFSSQKRILRLFGATMRGPRQQSIKQGYISGFGLFSSQFLTTASIALTFWYGGRLINQGLVTPKHLFQAFFILTSTGKNIADTGSMTSDLAKGGGAIKRIFAILDRRSEIEPEDLKGIEVEKTNKGQIELKYVFFSYPARPTEMIFTGLSLKIEAGKTMALVGQSGSGKSTIIGLIDRFYDPQSGSVLIDEYDIKSYNLRNLRSHIALVSQEPTLFAGTIRENIAYGKEKVSEAEVRKAAIIANAHEFISSMKDGYDTYCGERGVQLSGGQKQRIALARAILKNPMILLLDEATSALDSESESLVQKALEKMMVRRTCVVVAHRLSTIQKADSIAVIKNGKVVEQGSHSRLLSIGRAGAYYSLIKLQSGQSPYR; translated from the exons ATGGGGAGCAAAGGTGGTGGCCTCTTCCGCTATGCCGATGGGACAGACAAACTGCTGTTGCTGTTTGGAACTTTAGGTAGCATTGGAGATGGGATGATGTCCCCTGTCAACATGTACATTCTCAGCGGTGCGCTAAACGATTATGGAGCTTCTGATCAATCTTTCTCCAATGAAACAGCTGACAAG TATGCGCTTAGGCTACTTTATTCTGCAATTGGGGTGGGAATATCTGCTTTCATTG AGGGAGTTTGTTGGACAAGAAGTGCAGAGAGGCAGGCATCTCGCATGAGAATGGAATACCTAAAGGCAGTTCTCAAGCAAGAAGTTGGTTTCTTCGACAACCAAACCACCTCTTCCTCTACATTCCAGGTCATCTCCACTGTCACTTCTGATGCCCATTCAATCCAAGATACTATAGCTGACAAG ATACCAAACTGCCTGGCTCACCTGACATCATTCATCTTAAGCCTTGTGGTTGCCTTCAAACTTTCCTGGCGAGTAGCATTGGCTGCTTTGCCATTCGCACTAATGTTCATAATCCCAGGACTTGGATTTGGTAAGGTACTGATGAGCATAGGAGCAGAGATGAAGGCTGCTTATGGTAATGCTGGTGGGATTGCAGAGCAAGCAATCTCCTCGATCAGAACAGTATATTCATATGTTGCAGAGCAACAAACGCTAGACAAGTTTAGCAATGCACTTCAAAAAAGTATGGAGCTAGGGATGAAGCAGGGTTTTACAAAAGGATTGCTGATTGGAAGCATGGGAATGATTTATGCTGCTTGGGCTTTTCAAGCCTGGGTTGGTGGTGTTCTTGTAACTGAAAAAGGAGAAAGCGGTGGTGCTGTCTTCGTGGCTGGGATCTGTATCATCTTAGGAGGATT GGCTGTTATGAGTGCACTTCCAAACCTCTCTTTCATCTCAGAGGCAAGACATGCTGCCTCAAAAATTTTTGAGATGATTGATCGCAATCCAATTATAAACTCCGAAATTGAAAAGGCAAAAATCCTATCACATGTGAGAGGATTAGTTGAATTTAAAGATGTAGACTTCAGTTATCCATCAAGGCCTGATGCCCTTATTCTCCACAAATTCAATCTTAAAGTGCAAGCTGGAAAGATGGTAGGTCTTGTTGGAGGCAGTGGTTCTGGCAAGTCCACAGTCATTTCTCTGCTTGAAAGATTTTATGACCCTAACAATGGAGATATTATACTCGATGgatgcaaaataaaaaagctcCAGCTTAAATGGTTGCGCTCCCAAATGGGACTTGTTAATCAAGAGCCTATTCTCTTTGCAACatctataaaagaaaacattctCTTCGGTAAGGAAGGAGCATCAATGGAACTTGTAATAAGGGCAGCAAAGGCTGCAAATGCACATGACTTCATTGCAAAGTTGCCTAACGGATATGAAACTCAA GTAGGACAATTTGGGGTGCAATTGTCAGGAGGGCAAAAGCAAAGGGTCGCCATAGCAAGGGCTTTGATCCGAGATCCAAAGATTCTTCTGCTAGATGAAGCCACGAGTGCATTGGATGCACAATCTGAAAAGATAGTACAGGAAGCCCTCGATCATGCCTCACAAGGAAGGACTACAATTGTTGTTGCACATCGTCTTTCCACAATCCGTAAAGCAGACTTGATAGCAGTTCTCCAATCAGGACGAGTTATTGAATCAGGTTCTCACGATGAACTTATCCAAATGAAAAATGGAGAAGGTGGGGCCTATAAGAAAATGGTGCAATTGCAGCAAACATCAATGCAAAATGAAGCCTCTGATGGTTTCTATTATCCAACAGAAGGTAGAAACAACCTTAGGATGATGAGTGGCCAAACTCCGCAGACTCCAGTAAGTGTGAGATCTAGCTATCCCAGCAGCCCAGCGTATCCTCTCAGTCCAGCATATCCTTTTAGCCCAGCATTTTCTATCACTGTGCCAAGCTCTGTCCAGATGCATTCCTATGAAAACCAAAGTGAGAACAACGTAAAGAATTCTTCTCACCCTCCCTTCTCTGGATGGCGTTTGCTTCAGATGAATGCACCTGAGTGGAAGAGAACCTTACTTGGGTGTTTTGGAGCTGTTAGCACCGGAGCAATTCAGCCAACCTATGCCTATTGCTTAGGAACAGTTGCCTCCgtttattttataaaagataGTTCCAAGATCAAATCAGAAATCAGATTCTACTGCTTGATTTTCTTAGGGCTGGCAGTTCTAAGTTTCATCGCTAATCTCCTCCAACATTACAATTTTGCAATCATGGGAGAACGCTTAGTCAAAAGGGTTCGAGAAAAAACACTTGCAAAAGTGCTTACCTTTGAGATTGGGTGGTTTGATCAAGATGAAAACTCAAGTGCTGCCATTTGTGCACGGTTATCCACTGAAGCCAGCACATTTCGATCATTTATTGCAGATCGTATGTCATTACTGGTTCAAGTTTTCTTTAGCGCTTCCCTAGCGTTTTTGTTTGCATTGATTGTTACATGGAGGGCAGCCATTGTTATGATTGCCATTCAGCCATTACTTATTGGGAGCTTCTATTCTAGGAGTGTTCTAATGAAAAGTATGTCTCAAAAAGCTCAAAAAGCACAAAATGAGGGAAGCCAGTTAGCAAGTGAAGCTATAGTTAACCACAGGACAATCACTGCATTTTCCTCTCAGAAAAGGATATTGCGTCTGTTTGGAGCAACAATGAGAGGGCCCCGGCAGCAGAGCATTAAACAAGGATACATTTCTGGTTTTGGTTTGTTTAGCTCCCAATTTTTGACAACAGCTTCTATAGCACTGACCTTCTGGTATGGGGGAAGACTAATAAATCAAGGACTAGTGACGCCGAAGCATCTCTTCCAAGCATTCTTTATATTGACGAGCACTGGTAAAAACATTGCAGACACAGGAAGCATGACTTCTGATTTAGCTAAAGGTGGTGGTGCcataaaaagaatatttgcAATTCTGGATAGGAGAAGTGAGATTGAACCTGAAGACCTCAAAGGAATTGAAGTTGAGAAAACTAATAAGGGGCAGATTGAATTGAAGTATGTATTCTTTTCTTACCCAGCAAGGCCGACCGAAATGATCTTCACAGGCCTGAGTCTGAAAATTGAAGCAGGAAAAACAATGGCACTCGTGGGACAAAGTGGATCAGGCAAATCCACTATAATTGGGTTGATTGATAGATTTTATGACCCGCAAAGTGGATCCGTACTAATAGATGAATATGATATCAAGAGCTACAACTTGAGAAATTTGAGGTCACATATTGCATTAGTGAGTCAAGAGCCCACCCTTTTTGCAGGAACTATCCGTGAGAACATTGCCTATGGCAAAGAGAAAGTTTCAGAAGCTGAAGTCAGGAAGGCTGCTATCATAGCCAATGCTCATGAATTTATAAG TTCTATGAAAGATGGATATGACACTTACTGTGGTGAAAGAGGAGTTCAGCTATCGGGAGGCCAGAAGCAAAGGATTGCACTGGCTCGAGCCATACTAAAGAACCCAATGATCCTTCTCCTAGATGAGGCAACCAGTGCCCTTGATAGTGAGTCAGAGAGCCTAGTCCAGAAAGCACTAGAGAAGATGATGGTTAGAAGAACTTGTGTAGTTGTAGCTCACCGATTGTCCACCATACAAAAGGCAGATTCCATAGCTGTGATAAAGAATGGGAAGGTAGTTGAACAAGGATCGCATTCCAGGCTCCTATCTATTGGTCGGGCTGGGGCTTACTACTCTCTAATCAAGCTACAAAGTGGTCAATCTCCTTACAGGTGA
- the LOC18609619 gene encoding uncharacterized protein LOC18609619, with translation MAPRKMKQQALKPKILKKNLKARLQVERLKAETGKIREDQKCIREKQRELRGRFGEIERQCYQLKEATELIVKQTARTQIKLALMFKIMKARRGGDFKEAAMLTRFLRVIVSKERANATSAEVKNEQP, from the exons ATGGCACCTAGAAAGATGAAGCAGCAGGCGCTGAAACCAAAGAtattgaagaagaatttgaaagcGAGGCTCCAAGTGGAGCGACTGAAAGCAGAGAcgggaaagataagagaagaTCAAAAATGCATAAGAGAGAAACAAAGAGAACTAAGAGGACGGTTTGGAGAGATTGAAAGGCAATGCTATCAACTCAAAGAAGCAACTGAATTGATCGTGAAGCAAACTGCCCGCACTCAGATTAAGCTCGCTCTCATGTTCAAAATAATGAAAGCCCGCCGAGGTGGAGACTTTAAGGAAGCTGCTATGCTCACTCGCTTCCTTCG TGTAATTGTTTCCAAGGAAAGAGCAAATGCAACCTCGGCTGAAGTCAAGAATGAACAGCCATAG